A single region of the Chelmon rostratus isolate fCheRos1 chromosome 5, fCheRos1.pri, whole genome shotgun sequence genome encodes:
- the rsrc2 gene encoding arginine/serine-rich coiled-coil protein 2 isoform X1, whose product MSASDNDSDELTRTGSLVHHRKKHSMESSRSPRSSKHHHSRSRSRSRDRKRDRKYRRSRSRSKEARKRDSQKPSKSHRKTDEQQEPERLSVENGEERSRRKDRRPSKGRSLSRSHSRERRHHSRSRDKRRSRSRSRDRKKKARSRSGSRAKHRHHSRSRSKSRERKKRSEKVRRKSRSRSVNPPAFRGRNTAMDAQEALARRLERAKKLQEQKEKEMFEKQQQQQQEIAAVAAPIAAAAAAAAAAASNPGLNVAALLASGTQVTPQIAMAAQMAALQAKTLAETGIAVPSYYNPSSVNPMKFAEQEKKRKMLWQGKKDGDKSQTAELWEKLNFGNKDQNVKFRKLMGIKGDDDAEASKPINDEGMKTLQKQEEMFRNLDVQYEMARSQTHTQRGMGLGFSSSFSRGMDSI is encoded by the exons ATGTCG gCAAGTGACAACGACTCTGACGAGTTGACCAGAACAGGTTCCCTAGttcatcacagaaaaaaacacagcatggagTCATCCAGATCTCCCAGAAGCTCCAAACACCACCATTCACGGTCAAGGTCACGCTCCAGGGACAGAAAAC gtgACAGAAAATACAGACGGAGTCGCAGCAGGAGCAAAGAG GCACGAAAGAGAGACTCTCAGAAGCCAtccaaatcacacagaaaaacagatgagcaGCAAGAACCAGAAAGACTTTCAGTAGAGAATGGAGAGGAGCGATCCAGACGCAAAGACAGGAGGCCATCCAAGGGCCGGAGTCTGTCCAGGTCACACTCGCGAGAGAG GCGGCATCATAGCAGAAGTAGGGACAAGCGGCGATCACGGTCACGCAGCAgggacaggaagaagaaggctAGGTCTCGTTCAGGTTCAAGGGCCAAACACCGTCATCATAGCAGAAGTCGCAGTAAGAGCAG GGAGCGAAAGAAAAGGAGTGAGAAAGTACGCAGAAAGAGTCGAAGCAGGTCTGTTAATCCACCTGCCTTCCGGGGCCGAAACACAGCAATGGATGCACAAGAGGCCCTGGCCAGAAG gcTGGAGAGAGCTAAGAAACTacaggagcagaaggagaaggaaatgtttgagaaacagcagcagcaacagcaagaGATAGCTGCAG TGGCTGCCCCTATTGcagctgctgcggctgctgctgcagcggcTGCCTCAAATCCTGGCCTCAATGTGGCAGCCCTCCTGGCCTCTGGAACACAGGTTACTCCTCAGATTGCTATGGCGGCACAGATGGCAGCCCTTCAAGCAAAAACACTGGCAGAGACTGGTATTGCTGTGCCCAGCTACTATAACCCATCGTCTGTAAATCCCATGAAGTTtgcagagcaggagaaaaagaggaaaatgctATGGCAGGGAAAGAAGGATGGG gaCAAGTCCCAGACAGCTGAGTTGTGGGAGAAGCTTAACTTTGGAAACAAGGaccaaaatgttaaatttcGCAAACTAATGGGCATTAAA GGAGATGATGATGCAGAAGCTTCCAAACCAATTAACGATGAAGGCATGAAGACTCTTCAAAAGCAGGAGGAGATGTTCAGGAACCTTGATGTTCAGTATGAGATGGCTCggtctcagacacacactcagaggggAATGGGTCTCggcttctcctcctcattctcaCGTGGAATGGATTCTATCTAG
- the si:ch211-110p13.9 gene encoding uncharacterized protein si:ch211-110p13.9, producing MSDCSTIHLTLPQWDGGSRKIRFIYLVNLTSFRLTECPNKSPVVPLYLGADLFSNTDIRTENHPRHHAKFAKKGLATKIHFSSAFRFHGLKVPSVNNSLWFYSVQGLFRVAFEMYSKQEQLAVLENLQDVWKSQINDSPLKISYSLSVQLDIALSSCLHGREPRNEMAQLQHCQVGRESADVYGSDTGDDKSADHDYCSFPKQNLQTEQSQLVVSTVRQKLHSLDNKLSSETESYAELDTILLLLENIDQYINGNLEEKDVTETVLALLKAKDWGCVYSSSLLSCIGRWLGQQFHAANSSISQKVEGFKVHHIEQISDLPPPEELATELFPEAMKTLLLHWMGLSEESNLEKRHSEYPILLLILEFANHNLITGVAHVLYSSLICK from the exons ATGTCAGATTGCTCAACTATCCATTTAACTTTACCGCAGTGGGACGGGGGCTCACGGAAAATTCGCTTTATTTACTTGGTGAATCTGACGTCGTTCAGGCTGACAGAGTGTCCCAACAAG AGTCCAGTGGTTCCTCTGTATTTAGGAGCTGATCTCTTCTCCAACACTGACATCCGCACAGAGAACCATCCCAGACACCACGCCAAGTTTGCCAAGAAAGGACTggcaacaaaaatacatttttcttcag CATTCAGGTTCCACGGGTTGAAGGTGCCTTCTGTTAATAACAGCCTGTGGTTCTACAGCGTTCAGGGACTTTTTCGAGTAGCCtttgaaatgtacagtaaacaAGAGCAGCTTGCTGTGCTAGAGAACCTCCAG GATGTTTGGAAATCACAGATAAATGACAGCCCTCTGAAAATAAGTTACAGCCTCAGTGTGCAGCTCGACATTGCGCTGTCCAGTTGCTTGCATGGTAGAGAACCAAGGAATGAAATGGCACAACTTCAGCATTGCCAGGTTGGCAGAGAATCGGCGGATGTATATGGCAGTGATACAGGTGATGATAAGTCTGCAGATCACGATTATTGTTCTTTTCCCAAGCAAAACTTGCAAACTGAGCAAAGCCAACTAGTTGTATCTACAGTGAGACAGAAACTGCACAGCTTGGACAACAAACTATCCTCTGAAACTGAAAGCTACGCAGAGCTTGACACCATCTTGCTGCTTTTGGAGAACATTGATCAGTACATAAATGGGAATCTAGAAGAAAAGGATGTGACAGAAACTGTGTTAGCCCTGCTAAAGGCCAAAGACTGGGGCTGTGTGTATTCAAGTTCGCTGCTTAGTTGTATAGGACGTTGGCTTGGCCAGCAGTTTCATGcagccaacagcagcatcagccaGAAAGTGGAGGGCTTTAAAGTTCATCATATTGAGCAAATTAGTGACTTGCCACCTCCGGAGGAACTGGCCACAGAACTATTCCCAGAAgccatgaaaacactgctgcttcaTTGGATGGGCCTAAGTGAAGAGTCCAACCTGGAGAAGAGACACAGCGAGTACCCAATCCTGCTCCTAATCCTCGAGTTTGCCAACCACAACCTCATCACTGGTGTGGCTCATGTGCTGTACTCCAGTCTTATATGTAAATGA
- the rsrc2 gene encoding arginine/serine-rich coiled-coil protein 2 isoform X2 codes for MSASDNDSDELTRTGSLVHHRKKHSMESSRSPRSSKHHHSRSRSRSRDRKRDRKYRRSRSRSKEARKRDSQKPSKSHRKTDEQQEPERLSVENGEERSRRKDRRPSKGRSLSRSHSRERRHHSRSRDKRRSRSRSRDRKKKARSRSGSRAKHRHHSRSRSKSRERKKRSEKVRRKSRSRLERAKKLQEQKEKEMFEKQQQQQQEIAAVAAPIAAAAAAAAAAASNPGLNVAALLASGTQVTPQIAMAAQMAALQAKTLAETGIAVPSYYNPSSVNPMKFAEQEKKRKMLWQGKKDGDKSQTAELWEKLNFGNKDQNVKFRKLMGIKGDDDAEASKPINDEGMKTLQKQEEMFRNLDVQYEMARSQTHTQRGMGLGFSSSFSRGMDSI; via the exons ATGTCG gCAAGTGACAACGACTCTGACGAGTTGACCAGAACAGGTTCCCTAGttcatcacagaaaaaaacacagcatggagTCATCCAGATCTCCCAGAAGCTCCAAACACCACCATTCACGGTCAAGGTCACGCTCCAGGGACAGAAAAC gtgACAGAAAATACAGACGGAGTCGCAGCAGGAGCAAAGAG GCACGAAAGAGAGACTCTCAGAAGCCAtccaaatcacacagaaaaacagatgagcaGCAAGAACCAGAAAGACTTTCAGTAGAGAATGGAGAGGAGCGATCCAGACGCAAAGACAGGAGGCCATCCAAGGGCCGGAGTCTGTCCAGGTCACACTCGCGAGAGAG GCGGCATCATAGCAGAAGTAGGGACAAGCGGCGATCACGGTCACGCAGCAgggacaggaagaagaaggctAGGTCTCGTTCAGGTTCAAGGGCCAAACACCGTCATCATAGCAGAAGTCGCAGTAAGAGCAG GGAGCGAAAGAAAAGGAGTGAGAAAGTACGCAGAAAGAGTCGAAGCAG gcTGGAGAGAGCTAAGAAACTacaggagcagaaggagaaggaaatgtttgagaaacagcagcagcaacagcaagaGATAGCTGCAG TGGCTGCCCCTATTGcagctgctgcggctgctgctgcagcggcTGCCTCAAATCCTGGCCTCAATGTGGCAGCCCTCCTGGCCTCTGGAACACAGGTTACTCCTCAGATTGCTATGGCGGCACAGATGGCAGCCCTTCAAGCAAAAACACTGGCAGAGACTGGTATTGCTGTGCCCAGCTACTATAACCCATCGTCTGTAAATCCCATGAAGTTtgcagagcaggagaaaaagaggaaaatgctATGGCAGGGAAAGAAGGATGGG gaCAAGTCCCAGACAGCTGAGTTGTGGGAGAAGCTTAACTTTGGAAACAAGGaccaaaatgttaaatttcGCAAACTAATGGGCATTAAA GGAGATGATGATGCAGAAGCTTCCAAACCAATTAACGATGAAGGCATGAAGACTCTTCAAAAGCAGGAGGAGATGTTCAGGAACCTTGATGTTCAGTATGAGATGGCTCggtctcagacacacactcagaggggAATGGGTCTCggcttctcctcctcattctcaCGTGGAATGGATTCTATCTAG